A stretch of the Rhodospirillales bacterium genome encodes the following:
- the hpnC gene encoding squalene synthase HpnC, which yields MNVSAPASTVETPSGKDTAYENFPVGSILLPASLRPHVAAFYAFARAIDDIADNPDLPADEKIRRLTGFAEALSGRERDPAYATAHRMRASLDETGVPPRHCLDLIAAFKQDATKLRYKDWDDLMGYCILSAAPVGRYLLDLHGGSRDGYGPSDALCMALQVINHLQDCQADYRALDRVYLPGNWLAAEGARIEELNASAVSPALRRVIDRTLDATAQLMVEARKLPAGLASRRLAMESGAIVAIADALIARLRHEDPLARRVQLGKPEFLVCCLKGAFAGLLS from the coding sequence ATGAACGTGTCCGCGCCCGCATCCACCGTCGAAACGCCATCGGGCAAGGACACGGCGTATGAGAATTTTCCGGTCGGATCGATCCTGCTGCCGGCCTCCTTGCGCCCGCACGTGGCGGCGTTTTACGCCTTCGCCCGCGCCATCGACGATATTGCCGACAATCCCGATCTGCCCGCGGACGAGAAAATCCGCCGCTTGACCGGATTCGCCGAGGCCCTCTCGGGGCGCGAGCGGGACCCCGCGTACGCCACCGCGCATCGGATGCGCGCGAGCCTGGACGAAACCGGCGTGCCGCCGCGCCATTGCCTCGACCTGATCGCCGCCTTCAAGCAGGACGCGACCAAGCTCCGCTACAAGGATTGGGACGACCTGATGGGCTATTGCATTCTGTCGGCGGCTCCGGTCGGGCGCTATTTGCTCGATCTGCACGGCGGCTCGCGCGACGGCTATGGGCCGTCGGATGCGCTCTGCATGGCGTTGCAGGTGATCAATCACCTCCAGGATTGCCAGGCCGACTATCGCGCCCTCGACCGGGTCTATCTGCCGGGCAACTGGCTGGCGGCGGAAGGAGCGCGAATCGAGGAACTGAACGCGTCCGCCGTTTCGCCCGCGCTGCGCCGGGTAATCGACCGCACGCTGGACGCGACCGCGCAACTGATGGTGGAAGCGCGAAAGCTGCCGGCCGGGCTTGCCAGCCGTCGGCTGGCGATGGAATCGGGCGCCATCGTCGCCATCGCGGACGCTTTGATCGCGCGGCTCCGGCACGAGGATCCGCTTGCGCGACGGGTGCAACTCGGCAAGCCCGAGTTTCTCGTCTGCTGCCTCAAGGGCGCATTCGCCGGATTGTTGTCGTGA
- a CDS encoding universal stress protein has protein sequence MAIKSILAVVNGTELSRPALSAAFVVARDLSAHLDVLHVRGDPRDAVPILGEGVSGTLVEEIMDVAEKESRERAARARAIYDEVCKKYDLPVIERPAPGRASVAWIEDTGREEEIVSRRGRLTGLIVLPRPTPESDVGTTMTLNASLFETGRPVLVVPPNYDGDPIGSKIAISWNGSKEAARAIAGATVFIERAREVTVVTAVGETPAAPEVPEMLTYLGWFGVQASTHNLPLTGRIEGEVLFKDCIQIGANMVVMGAYTRNRLRQMILGGVTRYALDNATVPLLMAH, from the coding sequence ATGGCCATCAAATCTATTCTCGCCGTCGTCAATGGGACGGAATTGTCGCGTCCGGCGCTGAGCGCGGCATTCGTGGTGGCGCGCGACTTGTCCGCTCATCTCGACGTGTTGCATGTGCGTGGCGACCCGCGCGACGCGGTGCCGATCCTGGGCGAGGGCGTATCCGGCACTCTGGTCGAAGAGATCATGGACGTGGCGGAAAAAGAATCGCGTGAGCGCGCCGCCCGCGCCCGCGCTATCTACGACGAGGTCTGCAAGAAATACGACTTGCCGGTGATCGAACGTCCGGCGCCGGGGCGAGCGTCGGTCGCATGGATCGAGGACACCGGGCGCGAGGAGGAAATCGTCTCCCGGCGCGGACGCCTGACCGGGTTGATCGTGCTGCCCCGTCCGACGCCCGAAAGCGACGTCGGCACGACCATGACGCTGAACGCGTCCCTGTTCGAAACCGGTCGCCCGGTTCTGGTGGTTCCGCCCAACTACGACGGTGACCCGATCGGCTCCAAGATCGCCATCTCCTGGAACGGCAGCAAAGAGGCCGCGCGCGCTATCGCCGGGGCCACCGTATTCATCGAGCGCGCCAGGGAAGTGACGGTGGTGACGGCGGTCGGCGAAACGCCCGCCGCGCCGGAGGTGCCGGAAATGCTCACCTATCTCGGCTGGTTCGGCGTCCAGGCCTCGACCCACAATCTGCCGCTCACCGGGCGGATCGAAGGCGAGGTACTGTTCAAGGATTGCATCCAGATCGGCGCCAACATGGTGGTGATGGGGGCTTATACCCGCAACCGGCTCCGCCAGATGATCCTCGGGGGCGTAACCCGCTACGCCCTCGACAACGCGACCGTGCCGCTCCTGATGGCGCATTAA
- a CDS encoding glycosyltransferase: protein MTAFDVASGFALAAWAWLLVARGGFWRADQRLPDAGPGPAAWPGVVAVIPARDEAAFVGRSVESLLRQDYPGRFTVVLVDDNSLDGTADVARKAATNAHAAERLRVVAGASLAPGWTGKLWAVHQGLAEAARFAPDAAYVLLTDADIVHEPASLRRLIAKAETERLCLVSLMVKLRCEAGWEKLLIPAFVFFFQKLYPFPWVNDPNRPTAAAAGGCMLVRRDTLADIGGVERIRGRLIDDCALAREVKGQGPIWLGLAEHAFSLRPYDRLDEVWRMVARSAFEQLNRSLSALLGTLAGMVVLYVVPPVAAVYGVAAGEGFAALSGTGAWGLMAVAYAPTVRLYGLAPAYTLTLPLAGVLYALMTLDSARRHWAGKGGGWKGRSYS from the coding sequence GTGACCGCGTTCGACGTTGCGAGTGGGTTCGCGCTCGCGGCCTGGGCATGGTTGCTCGTCGCACGCGGCGGATTCTGGCGCGCCGATCAGCGTTTGCCCGATGCCGGACCGGGGCCGGCGGCTTGGCCCGGGGTGGTCGCGGTGATTCCGGCGCGCGACGAGGCGGCGTTCGTCGGCCGGTCAGTCGAATCACTACTGCGACAAGACTATCCGGGCCGGTTCACGGTGGTGCTGGTCGACGACAACAGCCTGGACGGCACCGCCGACGTGGCTCGCAAGGCGGCAACGAACGCGCACGCCGCGGAACGCCTGCGGGTAGTGGCGGGAGCGTCGCTCGCGCCTGGTTGGACCGGCAAGCTGTGGGCGGTGCATCAGGGCTTGGCCGAAGCCGCGCGCTTCGCCCCCGACGCCGCCTATGTGCTGTTGACCGACGCCGATATCGTGCACGAGCCCGCCAGCCTCCGCCGCCTGATCGCCAAGGCGGAAACGGAACGGCTTTGTCTCGTTTCGCTCATGGTCAAGCTCCGTTGCGAAGCGGGATGGGAAAAGCTGTTGATTCCGGCGTTCGTGTTCTTCTTCCAGAAGCTCTATCCGTTTCCGTGGGTAAACGACCCGAACCGGCCGACGGCGGCGGCCGCCGGGGGCTGCATGCTGGTACGGAGGGATACGCTTGCGGACATCGGCGGAGTCGAGCGCATCCGTGGCCGCCTGATCGACGATTGCGCACTTGCGCGCGAAGTCAAGGGCCAGGGGCCGATCTGGCTCGGCCTCGCCGAACACGCTTTCAGCCTCCGTCCCTACGACCGGCTCGACGAGGTGTGGCGGATGGTGGCGCGCTCGGCCTTCGAACAACTGAACCGGTCCCTGTCGGCGCTCCTCGGCACGCTGGCCGGCATGGTTGTGCTCTATGTTGTGCCGCCGGTCGCGGCGGTTTATGGAGTGGCGGCGGGTGAAGGGTTTGCCGCGCTTTCCGGCACCGGCGCCTGGGGCCTGATGGCGGTGGCCTACGCGCCCACGGTACGGCTGTACGGGCTCGCGCCAGCGTATACTTTGACACTCCCGCTCGCGGGCGTGCTGTATGCGCTGATGACGCTCGATTCGGCTAGGCGCCATTGGGCGGGCAAGGGCGGCGGTTGGAAAGGGCGATCGTATTCATGA
- the shc gene encoding squalene--hopene cyclase gives MHGTLPASAPEVTAQPIPPACDEVERTVGESRSWLVEHQAGDGHWLFELEADATIPAELILLHHYLGEIDDRLERRLAVYLRRIQGAHGGWPLFHDGDFNISASVKAYYALKLVGDPVDAPHMRRAREAILAHGGAAKSNVFTRIALAMFEQVPWRATPLIRVEAMLLPKWFFFHIDKVSYWSRTVMVPLFVLATLKTKARNPRRVDIRELFVVPPERERDYMTNPTGSRIGNILLVLDRVGRFLEPLFPKFLERKGIERAMAFVKERLNGEDGLGGIFPAMANAVMAYDALGYTKDHPAAAIARESIAKLLAHGKDESYCQPCLSPIWDTGLALHAMMETGLRADSATVARAADWLAERQILNVKGDWAATRPEVRPGGWAFQYRNDHYPDVDDTAVVAMALHRVDPEKYRERIARAAEWIVGMQSANGGWGAFDADNTHYVLNHIPFADHGALLDPPTADVSARCIGFLAQIGYGRDHPAMARGLEYLRREQEPDGSWFGRWGTNYIYGTWSALAAFNAAGEDMTAPHIRKAVDWLKSRQRADGGWGEDCATYWPERKAEVKASTPSHTAWAVLVLMAAGEVDSPQVARGIRYLLAAKRESGKWAEELYNAVGFPRVFFLRYHGYSAYFPLWALARYRNLAAANARRPAHGL, from the coding sequence ATGCACGGGACGCTGCCCGCCTCCGCGCCCGAGGTCACCGCTCAACCGATTCCGCCCGCGTGCGATGAGGTGGAACGCACGGTAGGCGAATCGCGCTCCTGGCTCGTGGAACACCAAGCCGGTGACGGGCATTGGCTGTTCGAATTGGAGGCCGACGCCACCATTCCGGCGGAGCTGATTCTGCTCCACCACTATCTCGGCGAGATCGACGACAGGCTCGAACGAAGGCTCGCGGTCTACCTGCGTCGCATCCAGGGCGCACACGGCGGCTGGCCGCTATTTCACGACGGGGATTTCAATATTTCCGCGTCGGTCAAGGCATACTACGCGCTGAAACTGGTCGGCGATCCCGTCGATGCCCCGCACATGCGCCGCGCGCGCGAAGCGATCCTCGCCCACGGCGGCGCGGCGAAATCGAATGTCTTTACCCGCATCGCGCTCGCTATGTTCGAGCAGGTGCCGTGGCGTGCGACGCCCCTGATCCGGGTCGAGGCTATGCTGCTGCCCAAGTGGTTTTTCTTCCACATCGACAAGGTGTCTTACTGGTCGCGCACCGTGATGGTGCCGCTGTTCGTGCTCGCCACCCTTAAGACCAAGGCCCGCAACCCGCGCCGGGTCGATATCCGCGAATTGTTCGTCGTGCCGCCGGAGCGCGAGCGCGACTATATGACCAATCCGACCGGCAGCCGGATCGGCAACATTCTGCTGGTCCTTGACCGGGTCGGGCGGTTCCTGGAACCGTTGTTTCCGAAATTCCTCGAACGGAAGGGAATCGAACGGGCGATGGCGTTCGTCAAGGAACGCCTCAACGGCGAGGACGGCCTCGGCGGCATCTTTCCGGCGATGGCCAACGCGGTCATGGCCTACGATGCGCTCGGCTATACCAAGGATCACCCCGCCGCCGCCATCGCGCGCGAGTCGATTGCCAAGCTGCTGGCGCACGGCAAGGACGAGAGCTATTGCCAGCCCTGCCTGTCGCCAATCTGGGACACTGGGCTTGCGTTGCATGCGATGATGGAAACCGGCCTGCGCGCCGATTCCGCGACGGTGGCGCGTGCCGCCGATTGGCTGGCCGAGCGCCAAATTCTCAACGTCAAGGGCGACTGGGCTGCGACGCGCCCCGAGGTGCGTCCGGGCGGCTGGGCGTTTCAATACCGCAATGATCATTACCCGGATGTGGACGACACCGCGGTGGTGGCGATGGCGCTGCACCGGGTCGACCCGGAGAAGTACCGCGAGCGCATCGCGCGGGCCGCCGAATGGATCGTCGGCATGCAGAGCGCCAACGGCGGCTGGGGCGCGTTCGACGCTGACAACACCCACTATGTCCTCAACCACATTCCGTTCGCCGATCACGGCGCGCTGCTCGATCCGCCGACCGCCGACGTAAGCGCGCGCTGCATCGGCTTTCTCGCTCAGATCGGCTACGGTCGCGACCACCCAGCGATGGCGCGCGGTCTCGAATACCTGCGCCGCGAGCAGGAACCGGACGGATCCTGGTTCGGCCGCTGGGGCACCAACTACATCTACGGCACTTGGTCGGCACTTGCGGCCTTCAACGCCGCGGGCGAGGACATGACCGCGCCGCACATCCGGAAGGCGGTGGACTGGCTGAAGTCGCGCCAGCGTGCCGACGGGGGCTGGGGCGAGGACTGCGCGACCTATTGGCCCGAGCGCAAGGCCGAGGTCAAAGCGAGCACGCCGTCGCACACCGCATGGGCGGTGCTCGTCCTGATGGCGGCAGGCGAGGTCGACAGCCCGCAGGTCGCGCGCGGTATCCGCTATCTGCTTGCCGCCAAGCGCGAGAGCGGCAAGTGGGCGGAAGAACTGTACAATGCGGTCGGTTTTCCGCGCGTCTTTTTCCTCCGTTATCACGGCTACAGCGCCTATTTCCCGCTGTGGGCGTTGGCGCGCTACCGCAACCTCGCGGCGGCCAACGCCCGCCGCCCGGCCCACGGGTTGTAA
- a CDS encoding ABC transporter substrate-binding protein: protein MPTEIERRWFLIAGLALAGSVNVSVVARAQAAPGPAQFIESLADKAVAALTDKGTPREERIRRFRVLLNDHFAVEIIARWVLGRPWATASAEERAEYLRLFEDLIVYSYVDRFTEYAGEKLEVSRTVTIDGGDTMVYSSIVRGNQPEPVEVDWRVRTRDGKFKIVDVMVKGISMGVTQRQEFASVFSRNNNSMSAFLSELRARVKKGA from the coding sequence ATGCCAACCGAAATCGAGCGTCGGTGGTTTTTGATCGCGGGCCTAGCGTTGGCCGGGTCCGTAAACGTGTCGGTGGTTGCCCGCGCCCAGGCAGCGCCAGGACCTGCCCAGTTCATCGAGTCCCTCGCTGACAAGGCGGTCGCCGCGCTGACCGACAAAGGAACCCCGCGCGAGGAGCGCATCCGCCGCTTTCGCGTGCTGCTCAACGACCATTTCGCGGTGGAAATCATCGCCCGCTGGGTGCTCGGCCGCCCGTGGGCCACGGCGTCGGCCGAGGAACGTGCGGAATACCTCCGTCTGTTCGAGGATTTGATCGTCTACAGCTACGTCGACCGCTTCACCGAATACGCGGGCGAGAAGCTGGAAGTTTCGCGCACCGTGACGATCGACGGCGGTGATACCATGGTTTATTCGTCCATCGTGCGTGGTAATCAGCCCGAGCCGGTCGAAGTCGATTGGCGGGTGCGGACGCGCGACGGAAAATTCAAGATCGTCGACGTGATGGTCAAGGGCATCAGCATGGGCGTGACCCAGCGCCAGGAATTCGCGTCCGTTTTCAGCCGCAACAACAATAGCATGTCGGCGTTCCTGTCCGAACTGCGCGCACGCGTCAAGAAAGGCGCTTGA
- a CDS encoding ABC transporter ATP-binding protein gives MDGDIIVETVGLTKHFRGFTALREVNLRVRARTIHAMIGPNGAGKTTCFNLITKFLPPSDGRILFKGRDITGANPADIARMGMIRSFQISAVFPHLTVLENVRIALQRARDDSFHFWKSERSLAELNGRAMALLDDVGLADLADLYAVELPYGRKRALEIATTLALEPEMLLLDEPTSGMGREDIKRISDLIRRVAADRTVLMVEHNLSVVADLSDTITVLARGEVLAEGPYAEVSRDAAVIEAYMGTGAGSHHA, from the coding sequence ATGGACGGCGACATCATCGTCGAGACGGTCGGCTTAACCAAGCATTTCCGCGGCTTCACGGCCCTGCGCGAAGTCAATCTTCGGGTTCGCGCTCGCACTATTCATGCCATGATCGGACCCAACGGCGCGGGCAAGACGACCTGTTTCAACCTGATCACCAAATTCCTGCCGCCGTCCGACGGGCGCATACTGTTCAAGGGCCGCGACATCACCGGCGCCAACCCGGCCGACATCGCGCGCATGGGGATGATCCGGAGTTTTCAGATATCGGCCGTGTTCCCCCATCTGACCGTCCTCGAAAACGTGCGTATCGCGCTGCAACGGGCGCGCGACGATTCGTTCCATTTCTGGAAATCCGAACGATCGCTGGCGGAGTTGAACGGCCGCGCGATGGCGCTGCTCGACGACGTCGGGCTGGCCGATCTGGCCGATCTCTACGCCGTCGAATTGCCCTACGGACGGAAGCGAGCGCTGGAAATCGCGACCACGCTGGCACTGGAGCCGGAGATGCTGCTGCTCGACGAACCCACGTCGGGCATGGGACGCGAGGACATTAAGCGGATTTCCGATTTGATCCGCCGCGTCGCCGCCGACCGGACGGTCCTGATGGTCGAACACAACCTGTCGGTCGTCGCCGACCTCTCCGACACGATCACCGTGCTCGCGCGCGGCGAGGTGCTGGCCGAAGGCCCTTATGCCGAGGTGTCGCGCGACGCGGCCGTGATCGAAGCTTACATGGGCACCGGGGCGGGAAGTCATCATGCCTGA
- a CDS encoding ABC transporter ATP-binding protein, which produces MPETVLEVGDLHAHYGESHILHGMTFSVPRGEVVTLLGRNGVGKTTTMRAIMGLIDRRSGSVRYRGDELIRLAPEKIARKGIAYCPEERGIFASLSVKENLLLPPVVQDGGLSVDEVYGLFPILKERGASQGTKLSGGEQQMLAIARILRTGAHLLLLDEPTEGLAPVIIQQIGATIRRLREKGFTVLLVEQNFHFAATVANRHYIVEHGQVVDMILNDDVAANEEKLKAYLGV; this is translated from the coding sequence ATGCCTGAGACGGTGCTCGAGGTCGGCGATTTGCACGCCCACTACGGCGAATCCCATATCCTGCACGGAATGACCTTTTCCGTGCCCCGGGGCGAGGTGGTGACCCTGCTCGGGCGCAACGGTGTTGGCAAAACCACCACCATGCGCGCGATCATGGGCTTGATCGACCGGAGGTCGGGTTCGGTTCGCTATCGCGGCGACGAGTTGATCAGGCTCGCGCCCGAAAAAATCGCTCGCAAAGGTATTGCCTATTGCCCAGAGGAACGGGGCATTTTCGCCAGCCTGTCGGTCAAGGAAAACCTCCTGCTGCCTCCGGTGGTGCAGGACGGCGGACTGTCCGTCGACGAGGTGTACGGGTTGTTTCCAATCCTCAAGGAGCGCGGCGCCAGCCAGGGCACCAAACTCTCCGGCGGCGAGCAGCAAATGCTAGCCATCGCCCGCATCCTGCGCACCGGCGCCCATCTGCTGCTTTTGGACGAACCGACCGAGGGCCTCGCGCCGGTGATCATCCAGCAGATCGGCGCGACCATACGGCGGCTTCGCGAAAAGGGATTCACGGTGCTTCTGGTCGAGCAGAACTTTCATTTCGCCGCGACTGTCGCCAATCGCCATTACATCGTCGAACACGGCCAAGTGGTGGACATGATCCTGAACGACGACGTCGCAGCCAACGAGGAGAAACTCAAGGCCTACCTCGGCGTTTGA
- a CDS encoding phosphorylase has protein sequence MARVGVITGLAAEAEFLSEFPPERAPRVEIAGASAARAEKAALSLLDRGCGAILSFGVAGGLDPVLHPGTVVVADAVVGTDRRYATDAAWRKSVMAALVGSGAATEGAIFGSDAPLLTVEAKRACAARTGAVAVDMESLGVAAAAAARGAPFLAIRAIADDASRTIPLWVMDAVLPDGGLAPGVVLRALLPKPWTVWGLIGLARDQGRALGALGRVALRLGPGLGFAL, from the coding sequence GTGGCCAGAGTCGGGGTGATCACCGGCCTCGCCGCCGAAGCCGAATTTTTGTCAGAATTTCCGCCCGAGCGTGCTCCTCGCGTCGAAATCGCTGGGGCTTCCGCCGCGCGCGCGGAAAAGGCCGCGCTTTCTCTGCTCGATCGAGGGTGCGGGGCGATCTTGAGTTTCGGGGTCGCGGGCGGGCTTGATCCGGTGCTGCACCCAGGAACGGTGGTCGTCGCCGACGCGGTCGTGGGCACCGACCGGCGCTATGCGACCGACGCCGCATGGCGGAAATCGGTCATGGCGGCGCTCGTTGGCTCCGGTGCCGCGACCGAAGGTGCTATTTTCGGGTCGGACGCGCCGCTGCTGACCGTGGAGGCGAAACGGGCGTGCGCCGCGCGCACCGGCGCGGTCGCTGTCGATATGGAAAGCCTCGGTGTCGCCGCCGCCGCCGCCGCACGCGGCGCGCCGTTTCTCGCCATCCGCGCCATCGCCGACGACGCTTCGCGGACCATCCCGCTGTGGGTCATGGATGCGGTTTTGCCCGACGGCGGCCTGGCGCCGGGCGTGGTCCTGCGCGCGCTGCTGCCGAAGCCATGGACGGTGTGGGGGTTAATCGGGCTCGCCCGCGACCAGGGGCGCGCGTTGGGCGCCTTAGGCCGCGTCGCTCTGCGTCTCGGCCCCGGCCTTGGCTTCGCGCTTTAG
- the hpnD gene encoding presqualene diphosphate synthase HpnD (HpnD is found regularly in a locus responsible for the biosynthesis of squalene from farnesyl diphosphate, and is now recognized to function as a presqualene diphosphate synthase (EC 2.5.1.103).) produces MTGVTDTAALDRLVEAVVRRSGTSFYWGMRVLSPERRRAMYAVYAFCREVDDIADGDLPAPAKAARLDAWADEIERLFRGRPIEPIARALTKPINSFGLAMRDFLAVIEGMRMDAADRLRFADWPALFRYCDCVACAVGRLSNPVFGIERTLGDPLAKTLGEALQLTNILRDLDEDAERDRLYLPADLLARHGIPSDDAAAALAHPAIAAACAEIADLARARFEEARGLLAHVGARERKPAVLMMEAYWSTFRRLVARGFTPPRLAVSPSRWEKAWIVLRHGLA; encoded by the coding sequence ATGACCGGAGTGACGGACACGGCCGCGCTGGACCGCTTGGTGGAAGCGGTGGTGCGTCGCTCGGGCACGTCGTTTTATTGGGGCATGCGCGTGCTGTCGCCCGAGCGGCGGCGCGCCATGTATGCGGTCTACGCCTTTTGCCGCGAGGTGGACGATATTGCCGACGGCGATCTGCCGGCGCCGGCCAAGGCGGCCCGGCTCGATGCCTGGGCGGACGAGATCGAGCGTCTATTCCGAGGACGTCCGATAGAACCGATCGCGCGCGCGTTGACGAAACCGATTAATTCGTTCGGTCTTGCGATGCGCGACTTTCTCGCGGTGATCGAGGGCATGCGGATGGACGCCGCCGACCGGCTCCGTTTCGCCGATTGGCCCGCGCTGTTCCGTTATTGCGATTGTGTCGCTTGCGCGGTCGGGCGGCTCTCCAATCCAGTGTTCGGAATCGAGCGGACGCTCGGCGATCCGCTGGCGAAAACCCTAGGTGAGGCGTTGCAACTCACCAACATCCTGCGCGATTTGGACGAAGACGCGGAACGCGACCGGCTCTATCTTCCCGCCGATCTGCTCGCGCGCCACGGAATCCCGAGCGACGACGCGGCCGCCGCGTTGGCTCACCCCGCTATCGCTGCGGCGTGCGCCGAGATCGCCGATCTCGCCCGCGCGCGGTTCGAGGAGGCGCGCGGCTTGCTCGCCCACGTCGGCGCGCGCGAGCGCAAGCCCGCCGTGTTGATGATGGAAGCGTATTGGAGCACCTTTCGCCGCCTCGTGGCGCGCGGTTTTACGCCGCCGCGCCTCGCCGTTTCGCCGTCGCGCTGGGAAAAGGCGTGGATCGTCTTGCGTCACGGGCTGGCGTAA